The Gopherus evgoodei ecotype Sinaloan lineage chromosome 8, rGopEvg1_v1.p, whole genome shotgun sequence genome segment CAGTTAATCAACCTGTACAAAAATCTCCAGAATAAAAACACCAACAGATGGAAGGGACTTCAAATAATACCCCCCTAAGTGGAAGAGCCCTAAAGCTGCCAAGTTTCAAAGACTCCTACATTGTCAATTCAATAATTTAAATTAACATCCATTATAGGAAGACATATATTACAAGTGTCTTATacaaaaaatgtatatatattgATATATTTCTAGTTAATATTAAGGGTACATTTATTACCGTAAGAATATGTAGCACTGTTCATAAGTGTCGTAGGTTTTATATAGTTGTTGTTCTGTACTGCAAAtggttttttaaatgcagttcttGATATCTAGTTCCAGGCTGTGTCAGTAGGGAAAGCACAGACTCAGAGGGGATGAGCACCCCTtacacaccactcccagaagcacagcacccTAAGCACCATGCTGGGCACTGGGCTCACTGCTGACTCAGAGAGGAGAACTCACACTACTCCCTGCAGCACCTGAGTTTTCCTTGGGGATCTCCTGTCCCATGTAAGTATGGAACAGCCCTGATCCTGATCAGATTTGAAAGATTGCAAGCCACCCAtaggaggattttttaaaaaagctggcaAATGGCTTTGTATAGAATCTCTTGCTATCCCTTTGCACCAATGTGAGTTCCTGTTGATGTCCAGCCTCTCATTTCTAAAGGGAGGGAACTCTTGTTCCCCACCTGTCCTACACCAAGACTAGAGGATTCCATCTCACCCAGATCAAATAAATTTTCCCACATCTGCCTTTGCAGAGATGTTCTTGCTGAGATAGGTCAGAAAGCCTGCAGTGATGGTACAGAAACAATTGTTGTGTGGCTCTCTCCATGAACAAAGCCCTACCATTGTTTTCCTACTTGAACAGGAGGCCTCCTTGCTCTGCCAAGGGACTGCATAGCAGCTGAGAAGATTTGCCTGATGGACCCTGCCTGCAATGCCACCTACCAGGCCCTGGAAAACTGCTCCCTTGATAAGACACGTTTCCTCCCTCTGAGTCCTGATGCCAGAGCAAGGTGCTGGGATGCAAAGCTGGACCTCAGAAGCAGCCCTTTACTGCATTGCAAGTGTCACCGCCGCATGAGGAGACAGAAGCACTGCCTGCGCATCTACTGGACTGTTCACTCCAGCTTCACACACGGTGAGATGGAATCATTGTTTATACCTTCTCTAGTAATTACACAAATCTATGTACTATTAATACACACCTCAAcaagggcaggagaggggttcAATGGAGAATTCTGCCACAGCTCACTCTCCAGTCCTGGAGGTGGTTGCTGGAGAATCACATCACATGGGCTCCCACctcctggggaagaggagttaCTAGTGCTTTACAATAAATGTTTAAGGAATTAATATAATAAAGTTTGGACACAAATTTCATATTTGGTTTAAAACTTATGACATGAGGTGGTGAGTTTATGTTCATGAAACACTTCTGGGGCTGGACCCTCAGGCTAACCAAGAGGACTACAGAGGGCCAGAGAGAGGAGAGGGGTGAGAAGGGAGATTATGCTGCAACCTAAAGAAACAGAAAGTTGCTTTTGTCCAGTAGTGAGCAAGGGATTaattaaaatgagaaaaacaatgTTACCCTGAAAGCTGCTGTGTCACTGCTTTACTGTAAAAAGCTTCTGCCTAAAACTTTCCCCGGCCCCTGCCatcattttaaagagacagtgcacatATCATCATGATTGCTGAGACTGAAAAGGAACAGATGAAAACTAGATCTAATCCTGGACACAGAGAAGCCAATGAATGACTCCTATGTCAAAGCTGCTTAGTAACACACCAGTATCTCTGATAGGTCTGGGGCCATGGTTTGCTGTTGCTGGCTCTGCCTGGTTCTTGAGTAAAGCAGTGTGTTTCTGGATGAACTCCAGTCCTGTGGGTACAACCAGATATGTTTTGCATGTGCATGAAAGTCTCTCtaaaaggagaaactggttccaGTGTGTTCCCCCCTGCCTCGTCTCCCCGCCCCCACATCCCTGAATGTGTCTCTCACTTTGCCTAGGTTATTTCAATTTGGAGACTTCTCCTTATGAGGATCCAGCAAATGAAGAACCCTGGAAGATTGACTATAACAAGCTGGCAGCTTTGGTTTCAGGTAGGGATCATGACAGGTAcacatttccccctttttcttcctttctcaggGGCCACCTACTGGGCTGAAGATTAttaagaggaaaaatattttgagaCAATCCACCCATTAAAACTGGTCAGTGGAATATTGGCTCCAGAGGACCTGAGATGGACAGGTGAAGCTTTTGGTGTTAGCATGTCAGAGAGTGGGGTGGATCCGTAGATCGCACTGCATGTAAGCGAAGCTATCCAAAAGGTAACTGGTTAGGAGAGATTAAAGGGACAGAGTCAGAAGAGTGGAATGCATCAAGGAAAGCCCAACAAGGAAACAAGTCTAACAATTTCCATTTTGTAAATAATCcagatattttttaaactattaaGATACAATAAATATTGGCATTTtctccattatttttattttcctttagctTGTTTAGAAAAATCAAAAGTTTAGTTAACACACAGGTGAGATTCCCTCTCTGTTGGACAATATCCACTTATTCCAAAAAGCATTACCAGACAGAAAAAGTCTTCCCTATGCTTTGATATTTTCTGCACTCCAACTTCTCTATAAGACATCCCAACTAACAGGAAAAGATACATTACAAAAAAGGAACCTACTTCTGATTTAGTACCTTCTATGGCCTGCCCAtatcatggaggatagatccatcaatggctattagccaggatgggcaggaatggtgtccctagcctctgttagcaagaagctgggaatgggtgacaggggatgaatcacttgctgattacctgttctgttcattccctctgaagcacctggcattgaccactgttggcagacaggatactgggctagatggacctttattctgacccagtatggctgttcttatgtaaagtGTTCCCTGAGTTGCCTTCTAGTTTGTAAGTTTAACTACGAACAATTAGGAATATTTATGACCAGAGAGATAATTTTACAATCTATGTTACTTATGGCGCTTCACAATTTTTTCCAGTCTACTGCTAGAATGTCAGTGGCAGAAACCAACATATGTGCCATTCAGTTTACTGCTCTTTACATCATACATATCTTTCTCTGCTGTTCTCAAAAGGAGTGTGTGTCAGGATATGGCTTTATTTCAgtgagcaattttttttatttgttcaaaTAATAGAATTGAATCAATCTCATGAAAGATACATCAATAACTTTTTTGTCATTGTTGCCAACAATGCCCTGAACTCTTTTCATAGACCTTTATGTTCAGCTGATGTTCACCACCACCACTTTACATAACCTTAGACATAATCTTTTTCCCTTATCACTGTcctcttcactagcaggacaaatGTTTGAAAACTGTTTATCTGGGCCCAGAACCAAGTTTAAATGCTGTTTTCAGACACTGTTCCCCAGCAGTCATAGAAGAAGGAGAGTAACTCCTCCTGCTCCATAAGGCAGCGAGTGAGCCAAAGCAGACATAGGTATGAGCCTGTGAAGCACAAACACTCCTCgcctcccttcccctctgcttgcAAACCACATTCCAAAGAGCAAGGCTAGTTCAGGTGTCCTCACCCGCTGGGACTAGGCCTGAATCACACTAGCACAGAGCAGAGTCAGCTTGCCTGATGCCATTCTGTTTTCCTGTGAATCCCTGCTGAGTGATCACTAAATTGCAGTGTAACAAAGGATGGTAGCCTGCCCactgccaggggctgcaggagcctgcagctcctcctgctcACATCTGAAATTTCCTCTGGGATTTACTGTCTCTGGGTTTCTGTTGGCTTTTCAGGTTCACATCTAGCAGGGGACAGCGCAAATCCCTGCCTGAAAGCAACTCACTTCTGCAGTCTGAATAAGAAATGTGTCCATCTGCGCACATATTATGCCTCTAGCTGCACCAAGGGGGCAGAGTCTGGAGACACTTGTGACCAGCGTAAGTGCCACAAAAGGCTACGACAGTTCTTTGAGAAGGTCCCTGAGGATTTCACCAAGAGGCTCCTGTTCTGTCCATGTCAAGATGAGCTCTGTGGGGAGCGACGCCGTAAAACCATTGTCCCTGAGTGCTCCTTCCAGGACAGCATCAAACCCAACTGCCTCCTTCTTTTGGACTCCTGTATCAAAGACCATATCTGCAAGTAGGTCTGTCAGCAAGGGGCATTACCCCAGTGAAAAGAGTAGTCCTTACTCTGatgctcttcttcttcttcctacAGATCCCGACTGGCTGATTTCCAACAGAACTGTGAGCCTGCAGGCATGTCCCCGGATGGCTGTTCTCAGCACAACCATGCTGCGTGCCTGAAGGCTTACATGGGGATGATTGGTAAGTGGTGACCAAAACGGGACATAAGGCATGATGACGAGCATGCTCTCAGGCATtcgtggggatggggggagcgaCAAGAGGGTGTGCCTGAAGGTCTATGGAGCTGATGACTGGTGAGGTCCACGCTCTGATCTTATCTGAGCTTAAGATCATGGTATTGAAGACACTTGAGCCTGGTCCATGTTGGTGTGTTCCCTGCCCCAGTGCAGACAGAGCCTAAAGAGGAATTCAGTTAGCATCCATAACGCCTATGCCACTTACAAGGCCAGAGACTATATATTCTCCAATACTCCCTCTATTGACAGGATAGTAGCATCACCCCCATGTCTCTTACAGGTAATTTACATACCAAATCTATGTTGCTTCTTATAAAGGTGCTTATCCTGCAGTGCCTGAGCAGCAGAGCCCTGCCCACCTGTGTGATATAACCACTCCTGACACTCCAGCCACTAGACATTTTACAGCCATTTTATCCTTTTACTATCCACATGAACATCCTTTCTCAGGGTCCCTGGTTGCAGACACCTTAAACCCTGTATTCCCTCATGGtttggctgcctgagccctgatgGGACATTGTTGGTGACATATTCAGCAAAAGCCTTCACAGAGGCCACAGGGGCACTGCCAAATTCATGGGATTTAAGATATCTCTGGTCACACCTGGTTGTGGCCAAACTGGCATGGCATCCCAAGGTTGGGGACAGGCCGTCTGTTTGGCTGCACATCTTCTCATTTACAGCTTTCTTCCCATAGGCAGTAATTAGTGTGCTTCATTGTTAGGAGCACTAGGTGGGGTGTAGCAGGCTCCCtggcccctcctgcacccgacTCCTCAAGTACCCCAGACAGCATGCACCTCAGCGCAGaaggctccctgcccccagactgCATGCGCCTCAGCGCAGAGGGTTCCCTGCCCCCTAGACTGCATGCGCCTCAGCGCAGAGGGTTCCCTGCCCCCTACACTGCATGCGCCTCAgcgcagagggctccctgcccccagaccgCATGCGCCTCAgcgcagagggctccctgcccccagaccgCATGCGCCTCAgcgcagagggctccctgcccccagaccgCATGCGCCTCAgcgcagagggctccctgcccccagaccgCATGCCCTTCAgcgcagagggctccctgcccccagaccgCATGCCCCTCAgcgcagagggctccctgcccccagaccgCATGCCCCTCAgcgcagagggctccctgcccccagaccgCATGCCCCTCAGCGCAGAGGGCTCGCTGCCCCCAGACCGCATGCCCCTCAGCGCAGAGGGTTCCCTGCCCCCTACACTGCATGCGCCTCAGCGCAGAGGGGTCCCTGCCCCCAGACCGCATGCGCCTCAGCGCAGAGGGGTCCCTGCCCCCAGACCGCATGCGCCTCAgcgcagagggctccctgcccccagaccgCATGCGCCTCAgcgcagagggctccctgcccccagactgCATGCGCCTCAgcgcagagggctccctgcccccagaccgCATGCGCCTCAGCGCAGAGGGTTCCCTGCCCCCTACACTGCATGCGCCTCAgcgcagagggctccctgccccctagaCTGCATGCGCCTCAgcgcagagggctccctgccccctagaCTGCATGcgcctcagcacagagggctccctgcccccagaccgCATGCCCCTCAgcgcagagggctccctgcccccagaccgCATGCCCCTCAGCGCAGAGGGGTCCCTGCCCCCAGACCGCATGCGCCTCAGCGCAGAGGGGTCCCTGCCCCCAGACCGCATGCCCCTCAGCGCAGAGGGTTCCCCGCCCCTAGACCGCATGCGCCTCAGCGCAGAGGGTTCCCTGCTCCCAGACCGCATGCGCCTCAGCGCAGAGGGTTCCCTGCACCCCAGACCGCATGCGCCTCAGCGCAGAgggttccctgccccccagaccgcATGCGCCTCAGCGCAGAgggttccctgccccccagaccgcATGCGCCTCAGCGCAGAgggttccctgccccccagactgCATGCGCCTCAGCGCAGAGGGTTCCCTGCCCCCTACACTGCATGCGCCTCAGCAGAGAAGGTTCCCTGCCCCCAGACCGCATGCGCCTCAGCGCAGAGGGTTCCCTGCCCCCAGACCGCATGCGCCTCAGCGCAGAgggttccctgccccccagactgCATGCGCCTCAGCGCAGAGGGTTCCCTGCCCCCTACACTGCATGCGCCTCAGCAGAGAGGGTTCCCTGCCCCCTACACTGCATGCGCCTCAGCAGAGAGGGTTCCCTGCCCCCTAGACTGCATGCCCCTCAGCGCAGAGGGTTCGCTGCCCCCAGCTCACCCTCCCTGGGCAGGTGTGCCTCGGCGCATTTATGTTTAAAGATAATTTGTGATACATTGAAAGTAATACATGCAAACATCATTTAGCTACAGTACATAGAAACTGCCCAGAGAATGGGCCTCCCTAGCCTGCAGCGTGTCCAGGGGACTCTGGAGGCACAGAGCATGAGTGTGAAGGCCATAGCGTGATGCCCTGGTTAGAGGCCATGGCTGGTACTCACTGGCTTAGAGGGTTGCTGCACCCAGCCCACCTGAATGCTTTCATACAAACAAATCCTGATTCTCATTTCTTGGGGAATGGGGACAGGTACAGCCATGACACCAAACTATGTTGGTAACTCCAGCACGGAGGTTTCACTATGGTGTACCTGTGAGAACAGTGGCAACCAGCAGGAGGAGTGTGACCAGATACGCAGCATGTTCATTAGCAACAAATGCCTCAGTAAGTGCTATACAACACGCAACTTGGGACACAGATTCAGCATAATTAAGTTCAAACCTTTTGTTGTTTTCCAGATCCTATATCACACAGCCCCTGCCTACAGCTCCAACTTGCTCTCCTTTGACGTTTCCCTACCCTCTCTACTCCACCACCAGCGTCAGCCTAGATACTCCCTTTCTCTGCTCTTACAGTCATTTCTGAGCTTTCTTCCACATTACACCTTATCCCCAGATCTGTTCACAAAGCCATTTATCTGGCCACATTAAGCCCCTCCCAGAGACTCACTTCTGCAGTCTCACCTATAATAAGTGAGGGGGTAGGAGAGGTTAAGAGAGAAAACCAGCATCACACTATATCCATGGCTTACTGAATAACCATATGATCTCACTGCCATCATCTTGTCCTTCCTCACCTCCCCTTACCTCTGACCCTCATTCACTGGACAGAGCCTGGGATTCCAGGTGTCTCTATGAGACACTTAATACAGTCCAGGGTGCTcaaaaaataaatagtaatttGACCCATCACAGCTTGGCACAGACCATATCACTGGGCCAGCAGCTCAGCAATAGCTCTCAAATCCTGCTGGCTGAGACTGGGTAAAACCCAGCTGTGAGTGGTAGCTGTGTCCAGAGCCCCTATTCCCTTTATCCATCTCTGGCATCCCAGCAATGGGctttattaaaatttaaatattttatgactGCAAAAGCTTCCAGACGGCATCAAATAAAGAAACCACCATCACTCTATAATTGTTTAATAGTAATGTATTTTCTGTGTATATAGAGAACTCTCACACCAGTAGAACAGCCCAGCCTACCTCAGACACACGTTAACTCTGACACACCCCTGTAGGATGACAGAAagtagaggtggaaaaaccccattCAGACTAATCCACTGCATCCCAGATACCATGTGAGATTAGTCCCTGCATCTGTTCTGTGGTACTTTATAGACACACATACACTCCCCACAGTAATATGCCACTGCATACAGTATTTACACTCCCCAAAGCAAAATCACCCTTACGAGCCCCAACATGTGAGCTTCCCAACATAGCCTGTTGGGAGAGGGCTATATTCCAAGGTGAGCGAATGAGGAAAGCACCTTCTTAGACATTTGTTTGACTTCTACCTGCAGAAAATACAATTCAGTCTCAGATGTATCTGAGCCAGGCAACTCTGGAGGGGCAGGAAGGATTGTTTTACATGCCTTCCTTGAGCTTCCAGGGGGACAGCACCAACACTTCTCTTGCTTCAGAAATATGCCAGGTATGAATTCCTTTTCTACCTTCACAAAGCAGCCAGTAAAGTGGCATAGAGAAAGTAACTAGCATCAGAGAAACAAGAAGCTCTAGGCACCTGAAGGAGGGAGCTGTGCATGTATCAGAGCCACAGAAAAGTACCCTCTCTCCCATCACTATTCTAGTTGCTCTGTCCCATAGGTTAGCAGAGGGGCCAGTGTCTAGGGGCGAGAGCCATGTTACTTGGCATGGTAGGTTCCCAAATCCTCAGTGCTAATCTCAGAATGGGAGAtcctgcagccaggggccagAGTGAATTCgatccaatttaaattaatttctccctttcccttcccagatCACCAAGACAAAGACATGGCCAGACATCTCTGAATACAACAGCATGCCCATGGCCTCCTCTGTTtattctggagctggggtttccTGGCCTCcaatggccctgctgctgctgctactgctcctgctcagcccacctTAACTTGACACAACAGGCATTTGTCCCTTCCACATAATTCTCCTTACTCTGCACCCAGACATTGACCTACTAACTCACCCTTCGGGAACTGAAGAcctccagagaagaggaactgaACAGTTTCACCCCAGAACAGGAAGGCCTGCATCCTTCTCTTAGGAGTGAGTCATTTCACTCAGCTCCTTCTGCAGCTAGAACTGCAGGGGCTGGTTGTCCAACACTATCTCCTCCCCCAACTCCTAGCACTGCAAGAGGAAAAGTAGCCAGATGGGAGACTTTAGGGcactattttgtttgtttgtaaaaacaAAGCTAGTCAAAATTCTGTCCAAACAGCGTTTGCCTTTTGAATGAAGGAGAAGGAGAGGCTCCAGCAGGTACCTGCAGCACTCCTCCACCTGGCCAATTGGTGCTTTTCCTCTAGAGCAGAAAGCACCAGACTGGTGCCCAAGGGGCCAGAGACCTACTTCTACAGTATCCTGAGAGCAGAGCAGGGCAATCTGACCCATAAACTCTGTAAATACCAGCTCTGGGTTCTGTTCAGGATCCTTTTGATCATTTTTCAAATCCATTATTTTAAGCCTGTAAAAGAAAACTGCCCCAGAGCCAAAGCAAGGAAGCTGGGCACTGGCCTCTGCTCCTGTTTCTTGTCCCTTTCAGCCATCCATATCTTCCACTCTTAGTGCTAGCAGGAGATGTAGCCTTGGATTTCAGCTCGATTTCTTCACTCAGTCCCATTAAACCTCAGGGCCGccaagaggattcaggaggcctggggtctttggcagcaggtcccagggcggaaggacccccccgctgccgaattgccaccgaagacctggagcggaagaagctccgaggGCCTGGGCTCctcaagagttttctggggcccccggagcaagtgaaggaccccactccaggggccccgcaaaactctcgtgggggcccctgcggggcctggggcaaattgccccacttgcccccccctctgggcggccctgctaaaCCTTGTCCAACATTCCATGACACTGCCTGGCTAGACCATGTTTTTCTAGGACAAGGCTTGTTCAGCTGTCCCCACCACAGCTCCCTAGAGACATACTGTACTGATTTGCAGTGCAGAGACCTCAGGCAGCTTCAGTGACCTAGTGTCCCTTCACATACCCCTTTGCCCCCTCCACAGTCTCCCTCCTCTCTGTCAGGTTCCATTTTATGACCTATTTATTCTGGGTGTAAACACGTGTGTTGTGTAACTGCTATTCTGTTGTGCTGCAGTGGACTGTAAAAATGTGGTGTTCCAGTGAATATTGATTTCTGAGTGCAGGTTAATAGTCCATAATGAATTATATGAAAGAACTGCCTTATCAGGGAAGCTTATGTTTTCAGGAAAGCTGGCAGACTCGGAGCAGCTCCTCTGTACACAGATGGTGTGTGGCTTTGGAAGAAACAATGAAGCTGGGCAAATGTTATGCTCCTGGAATGGATGTGTAGCTGTCAGACCTCTCTACTGATCCCTGTGTTCCATTTCTGCCCGTCCCTCAGGAAGGGAATCTTGTGTTGTGTCACTTGCCAGATGCCTGAGAACCATAGCATCCCTCATCTCTGGATGCACAAATTATGTTTCTCCACCTGATCTCTGAACTGTCCTTCAGTAGTGGGAATATTTCCACTTTGAATCCCAGTCTTCTTTCTCTGTGCCCACTCACTGAGGCATTACTttcttcctgctgctgcaagAAGCAGGGACACCACACTGCCCAGCAGAGGGGCTGCACCTAATTTTCATATATTGGAGAAAGTCACAGCCACTGCCATCATTAACAGAGAGGGCTGATCTACAGATGACAAGATGTCCCACTATGCACTGACACCTGGCTGCTTGGATCAAGAGGGAGCATGGACCCCAATGTGCTTCTTACACCTCCATAATCAAACTGAGCATGGCCATGTTATAGGATTCCCTGGGCTCCATTTGGCCATGCACTGGTCGGACGCTGACATGCAGGGGCCGGCAGTTCCCTGGAAACTTCCTTTTTACAGTATAGCAGGAGTTGCCATCTCCAAAGCCTGGTGGTGGGAGGAGAAGAGGTTGCTTCCCAGTGTCCCACAGCATGCATAAAACAGATGCAAGGAGTTCAGGGGAATGTTGAGTCAGCAAGCCCCTATGCAATGTTCCGTGAGTACTCTGTATCCTCTTTTCCAACCCCTACTTGATGTGCTCCCCATCGTAGCTAtccccctctctcctcagcaTTATGGCCTggaccctcaaaggtatttaggtacctaaatcaatgggagttaggtacctaaatccctttaTGGATCTAGACCTATATGCTTTCCCAATTCCACTTCCTTGCTATCCCCGATGCACAGTGCTCTCACAAAGGCAGGTGTTTTGTTTGATCTGGGCAGCTTAGAGCCAATACTATAAACAGAGTTGTCATTTTGTTTGTTATATCCAGTGTGCCACTGGGACTCTAGCCTACCATCTCCAATGGCTGGCTCACTGCTTGAGACTGCAAACTCATGTCCTGAACATCCAGGGCCAATGCTTGGCTCATACTGGGGCAGGAGCTTCAAAGTTAAATAAATCTCACTTTAATCAAAAACTTAGAGAAATCCCAACTGGtgtttttttgcttcagtcttctctctCCTAGTATTTACCTCCATACACACCGCTGCCTCTCACACCTATTCAcctgcatgtgtgcacacaaccCTACTTCTCTACACACCTGTACATTCACATCCACATGTACACAGAGCTATTTGCATAAGAGGAAATCAGATTTATTTTCAAAGTTGTAGAGTAAATGTTTCTTAATTAACCCAATTTTCAGCAACTAACCCTGATTCAGCTACTGTTCAACTATTTAAGATAGATAAGAATGTCCCATAAGCTTTTCAAGTGTCTTATTTTAGTAGAAGTTGCAGTGACACAGTCATGAGGTTGAGTTCTGATTAGTTCTCTGATGTCACTGGCATAATTCCAGATTTACTCAGATGTAACTGATCAGAATCTGGCGCCATCTCTTGACTAGATACGGACTTATCACAACTGTGTGACTCCTACTTAAATGAAAAGAGCAGTGCAATAGAGATCACTAAAGATACCATCATGTGTCAAATATACTGCAAGAATAACAAATAATTTAATAGAAACTCTCCATTCTGCCAGTCCTAGCACAGGATTTACATCAAATGCAGAGAAAGGAGGAAGCTTTCTaagatctatgaatctatgttatAATGTAaattctattaattttttaaaatgtaagataAACCCAAAATATCTATAGTAAAGAAAATTTTACCTTCCAACTCTGAAAGGCTGTTGCTTTCCTTTGTATTCATTCCCTATGTCCTGCTCCACTCAAGTATCAAGGGGATGATCGAGGTAAAGGAACCTAAAGAACAGAACAGCATCAGACAGGAGCTCCTGCCAGGAAGTCTCAGGGCAATGGCAGCTGTCACTGATAGCTACCCCAGCATCAGTCATGGAGATGAAGCAGTGACAGAGATTtctaaaagctttttaaaaattcccttaatgtggtttaatttaatatttacttATAaatactgtttctctctctcttcacataTGGTCCGCCTCACAATCACCCTGTGAGTTAGGTATCataggggtagctgtgttagtctggatctgtaaaagtagcaaagagtcctgtgacaccttatagactaacagacacattggagcatgagctttcatgagtgaatacccacttcgtcggatgcattcacccatgaaagctcatgctccaaaatgtctgttagtctataaggtgccacaggactcctgtgAGTTAGGTAAGTTGTTATTCCAATTTTAAAGGTGAGAAAACAGAGACATAAGCCATACAGTGAGTTGGTGCCAGAGATGGGCCTGCTATTTGGAAGCCCTAGACTATTAAACCTGTGCTCAATCCATTTGATCACACAGGAGTATCAATGCAAGCTATACGTGACTGCAATTTCTCTTTAAACAGTAGCCAGGATCAGCATCATACGGATATGAAAAAGCAACTGAAGCTAAACTTCAGACAATAAATCCCGATTTTTATGTTCTCTCCCCACACTTGAAACATGCTGACAGTGTCAGAGAATTTGAGACAGGTGGGATAACATTGCAGCTTTAAGATTCAGGGAAGAGATGAAGGACCTCCCCTCACTAGCACAACCTAAAAACAACAAGCAACTACAAAGCTTCTAGAAAGGAAGGGATCTTTCAGAGTAATCCCTGCAGAATCTATGTATTCTGAGAACAGCCCTTTGAAGGTGACTGCTCTAGGAAcagaggcccagctcctcaaaaggTATGTAGTCTCCAAACTTGCAATGAAATCCATGAaaattaggaacctaaataaaTTTAAGAATCTGGGCCACAGCTGGACTCCCAAGGGAGAGTCAAAATTTCTGCAGAGAACAAATAGGAGCTATCCTGCTCTTACTTCCCATGCAGAAGCAGAGAGTGGTAAATATAATCAGCAGCTAATTACTTTTGCCTCTGGGACTCAAGGGTGGAACTTTTGTTCAATTGATAGACTCTGTTGAGTCTGAGCTTAGTTTTGTCTCTAATGGAAGCTCTTCTTATAGGTTACTTAGTTCTTCTCCAGGAAGTGATTcgctgtttgggttttttgcaaACCCCAGGGTTAGCAGAGGTCACACTGTACAGTGCTTTGTCCTCAATGCTTGCATGAAAATAGCCCCACATCCTTTCCATTTGCAGCTGATCACTTCCATTACCCACAGACTAGGAGGAGATGATCAGTAATTGTTAAGTGCATGAATCAGACTAATAGCTTGCTGCTAATTCCC includes the following:
- the GFRA3 gene encoding GDNF family receptor alpha-3, with product MGLPLLLGLLLCRAGGLLALPRDCIAAEKICLMDPACNATYQALENCSLDKTRFLPLSPDARARCWDAKLDLRSSPLLHCKCHRRMRRQKHCLRIYWTVHSSFTHGYFNLETSPYEDPANEEPWKIDYNKLAALVSGSHLAGDSANPCLKATHFCSLNKKCVHLRTYYASSCTKGAESGDTCDQRKCHKRLRQFFEKVPEDFTKRLLFCPCQDELCGERRRKTIVPECSFQDSIKPNCLLLLDSCIKDHICKSRLADFQQNCEPAGMSPDGCSQHNHAACLKAYMGMIGTAMTPNYVGNSSTEVSLWCTCENSGNQQEECDQIRSMFISNKCLKNTIQSQMYLSQATLEGQEGLFYMPSLSFQGDSTNTSLASEICQITKTKTWPDISEYNSMPMASSVYSGAGVSWPPMALLLLLLLLLSPP